One window of the Candidatus Dormiibacterota bacterium genome contains the following:
- a CDS encoding manganese catalase family protein produces the protein MFLHNKRMMYTVRVDQPNPQFAKMLLEQFGGPNGELAAAMRYFTQAWADPDPARRDMLLDIATEELSHLEMVGQALVQLLRGSPGAEVDEVEGGYLGKLLDGKHEAFVELSLTSGATLLGGGGPRLTDSMGAPWTAAYVDSLGQPEADLRSDIAAEARAKIVYERLIKLCDDAGCKDTLNFLMTREIAHQKMFEAALEAIPKNFPPGRLPGDDTVAHQYYKDSEDGGTHPGYDLAGKAGKKGGFGFELIEDPVAAAPTEGSL, from the coding sequence GCGTCGACCAGCCGAACCCTCAGTTCGCCAAGATGCTCCTGGAGCAGTTCGGCGGTCCCAACGGCGAGCTCGCCGCCGCGATGCGGTACTTCACCCAGGCATGGGCCGATCCGGACCCGGCGCGCCGGGACATGCTGCTGGACATCGCCACCGAGGAGCTGTCGCACCTCGAGATGGTCGGCCAGGCTCTGGTCCAGCTGCTCAGGGGCTCGCCGGGCGCCGAGGTCGACGAGGTCGAGGGCGGGTACCTGGGGAAGCTGCTCGACGGGAAGCACGAGGCCTTCGTCGAGCTGTCGCTGACGAGCGGTGCGACCCTCCTGGGAGGTGGTGGCCCCCGGCTCACCGACTCCATGGGAGCGCCCTGGACGGCGGCCTACGTCGACAGCCTCGGCCAGCCGGAGGCGGACCTGCGCTCGGACATCGCCGCCGAGGCACGGGCCAAGATCGTGTACGAGCGGCTGATCAAGCTGTGTGACGACGCCGGCTGCAAGGACACCCTCAACTTCCTGATGACCCGCGAGATCGCCCACCAGAAGATGTTCGAGGCCGCGCTCGAGGCGATTCCGAAGAACTTCCCGCCGGGCAGGCTGCCGGGTGATGACACGGTCGCGCACCAGTACTACAAGGACTCGGAGGACGGAGGGACGCATCCCGGCTACGACCTTGCCGGGAAGGCCGGAAAGAAGGGCGGATTCGGCTTCGAGCTGATCGAGGACCCGGTCGCGGCTGCCCCCACCGAAGGCTCGCTGTAA
- a CDS encoding glycoside hydrolase → MRPGSTDTTIRPTRRSFLGATLAVAGAASLGCLPVMRAAAATGGIATVHPDPVQTMQGFGASGAWWPNDLVRFGADAQQRLAALLFAPAPAGIQLSAYRYNIGGGGLGVTSRTRAPETFLVSPGVYDWTRDRGGRTFLQLAAAHRVPVLLGFVNSAPAPWTTNHLNTGGDLVAGAEPEYARYLADVIRHLRDAEGIALSYVSPMNEPDYRFEDAHQEGMAVPVERRAALVRALAAELRARASHARVVADESSQVGGQFLPEAARWLPDTEASRDLAALAHHLYDVPDVPTLQRARRLGEGAGLPLWATEVCCLQTATGAVGQGYDPTIANAIPMAVMIWQALTHANDAAFHWWVAASSAIGADPGADPTAALRPNPNGWNDGLVYYDPRFADNGNQEIYLTKRYHALGNLSRYVRPGARRHDVEGVDEPLHVLAFRSERRWTIVAVNAAPADAGPAPLELELPVGGADLLAPLEAVETSAGRSLEAVAPPQVEGPRMRAGLPAQSITTLVLAVR, encoded by the coding sequence GTGCGGCCTGGATCGACCGACACCACGATCCGGCCCACCCGGCGCAGCTTCCTCGGTGCCACCCTGGCGGTGGCCGGTGCGGCCTCGCTCGGCTGCCTGCCGGTGATGCGGGCGGCTGCCGCGACCGGCGGGATCGCGACGGTGCATCCCGATCCGGTGCAGACGATGCAGGGCTTCGGCGCGTCCGGCGCGTGGTGGCCGAACGATCTGGTCCGGTTCGGCGCCGACGCCCAGCAGCGGCTGGCCGCACTGCTCTTCGCCCCCGCACCCGCCGGGATCCAGCTCAGCGCCTACCGGTACAACATCGGCGGCGGCGGCCTGGGCGTGACCAGCCGCACCCGGGCGCCGGAGACGTTCCTGGTCAGCCCGGGCGTCTACGACTGGACCCGCGACCGCGGCGGCAGGACCTTCCTGCAGCTGGCCGCCGCCCACCGGGTGCCCGTGCTCCTCGGCTTCGTCAACAGCGCGCCGGCGCCCTGGACGACCAACCACCTGAACACCGGCGGCGACCTGGTCGCCGGCGCCGAGCCCGAGTACGCGCGCTACCTGGCGGACGTGATCCGCCACCTCCGCGACGCGGAGGGGATCGCGCTGTCGTACGTGAGCCCGATGAACGAGCCCGACTACCGTTTCGAGGACGCCCACCAGGAGGGGATGGCGGTGCCCGTCGAGCGGCGGGCGGCCCTGGTCCGCGCCCTCGCCGCCGAGCTGCGAGCCCGCGCCTCCCACGCCCGCGTGGTCGCCGACGAGTCGAGCCAGGTCGGCGGTCAGTTCCTGCCGGAGGCGGCACGATGGCTGCCGGACACGGAGGCGTCGCGTGACCTGGCGGCGCTCGCCCACCACCTCTACGACGTCCCCGACGTCCCCACCCTGCAGCGCGCCCGCCGGCTCGGCGAGGGTGCAGGCCTGCCGCTCTGGGCCACCGAGGTCTGCTGCCTGCAGACCGCGACGGGCGCTGTCGGCCAGGGCTACGACCCCACGATCGCGAATGCCATCCCGATGGCGGTGATGATCTGGCAGGCGCTCACCCACGCCAACGACGCCGCGTTCCACTGGTGGGTGGCCGCCTCCTCCGCGATCGGAGCCGACCCGGGCGCCGACCCGACGGCGGCGCTCCGGCCCAACCCGAACGGATGGAACGACGGCCTCGTGTACTACGACCCCAGGTTCGCCGACAACGGCAACCAGGAGATCTACCTCACCAAGCGCTATCACGCGCTCGGCAACCTCAGCCGCTACGTCCGCCCCGGCGCGCGGCGGCACGACGTCGAGGGCGTCGACGAACCCCTGCACGTGCTCGCGTTCCGCAGCGAGCGGCGCTGGACCATCGTCGCCGTCAACGCGGCGCCGGCGGACGCGGGACCGGCGCCGCTCGAGCTCGAGCTGCCGGTCGGCGGAGCGGACCTCCTGGCGCCGCTGGAGGCGGTCGAGACCAGCGCCGGGCGCAGCCTGGAGGCGGTGGCCCCGCCGCAGGTGGAGGGCCCGCGGATGCGGGCCGGCCTGCCGGCGCAGAGCATCACCACCCTGGTGCTGGCGGTCCGCTGA